One Streptomyces sp. NBC_01237 genomic region harbors:
- a CDS encoding prephenate dehydrogenase, with protein sequence MRTALVIGTGLVGTSAALALAGRGIHVHLVDHDPSSARTAAALGAGTEEAPEGRVDLAIVAVPPAHTASVLATAMREGVARGYLDVASVKGGPRRELEALGIDLTPYIGTHPMSGKERSGPLAGTADLFEGRPWVLTPTRDTDTEVLNLALELVALCRAVPVVMDADAHDRAVALVSHTPQLISSMVAARLEEADETAVRLCGQGIRDVTRIAASDPRMWVEILSANPGPVADVLTGVAADLEETVRALRGLQSADEDERRAGTDGIEDVLRRGNAGRVRVPGKHGAAPASYETVVVLIGDRPGELARIFADAGRAGVNIEDVRIEHATGQQAGLVQLMVEPSAAAPLAVALQERGWSLRP encoded by the coding sequence GTGAGAACCGCCCTCGTCATCGGAACGGGACTGGTCGGCACCTCCGCGGCCCTCGCCCTCGCCGGGCGCGGCATCCATGTCCACCTCGTCGACCACGACCCCTCGTCGGCCCGTACCGCGGCGGCACTCGGCGCCGGTACGGAGGAGGCGCCCGAGGGCCGCGTCGACCTGGCGATCGTCGCCGTACCGCCCGCCCACACCGCATCCGTGCTGGCCACCGCCATGCGCGAGGGGGTGGCCCGGGGCTACCTGGACGTCGCGAGCGTCAAGGGCGGCCCGCGCCGCGAGCTGGAGGCCCTCGGCATCGACCTCACCCCCTACATCGGTACGCACCCGATGTCGGGCAAGGAACGCTCGGGCCCCCTCGCCGGCACCGCCGACCTCTTCGAGGGCCGCCCCTGGGTCCTCACCCCGACCCGGGACACCGACACCGAGGTCCTCAACCTCGCCCTGGAACTGGTCGCGCTGTGCCGCGCCGTCCCGGTCGTCATGGACGCCGACGCCCACGACCGCGCCGTCGCCCTCGTCTCCCACACCCCGCAGCTGATCTCCTCGATGGTCGCCGCCCGCCTGGAGGAGGCCGACGAGACGGCCGTACGCCTCTGTGGGCAGGGCATCAGGGACGTCACCCGCATCGCCGCCTCCGACCCCCGGATGTGGGTGGAGATCCTCTCCGCCAACCCCGGCCCGGTCGCCGACGTACTGACCGGAGTCGCCGCCGACCTGGAGGAGACCGTACGGGCACTGCGCGGCCTCCAGTCCGCCGACGAGGACGAGCGCCGCGCGGGAACCGACGGCATCGAGGACGTCCTGCGCCGCGGCAACGCGGGCCGGGTCCGGGTGCCCGGCAAGCACGGCGCGGCCCCCGCGTCGTACGAGACCGTGGTCGTGCTGATCGGCGACCGGCCGGGCGAGCTGGCCCGGATCTTCGCTGACGCGGGACGTGCCGGGGTCAACATCGAGGACGTCCGCATCGAGCACGCCACCGGCCAGCAGGCGGGCCTGGTCCAGCTGATGGTCGAGCCGAGCGCGGCGGCCCCGCTCGCCGTGGCGCTCCAGGAGCGGGGCTGGTCCCTGCGCCCGTGA
- the aroH gene encoding chorismate mutase, with protein sequence MAVRAVRGAVQLEQDEAGHMDEQVGALLTAVLERNNLVSDDLISIWFTATPDLHSDFPAAAARGLGIVDVPLICAQELDIQGAMPRVVRILAHVETSLPRAGIQHVYLGATATLRKDIAQ encoded by the coding sequence GTGGCGGTACGAGCGGTCCGTGGAGCCGTCCAGCTGGAACAGGACGAGGCCGGACACATGGACGAGCAGGTCGGTGCCCTGCTCACCGCCGTCCTGGAGCGCAACAACCTGGTCTCCGACGACCTGATCAGCATCTGGTTCACCGCCACCCCTGATCTGCACAGCGACTTCCCGGCCGCCGCGGCCCGCGGCCTCGGCATCGTCGACGTCCCGCTGATCTGCGCCCAGGAGCTGGACATCCAGGGGGCCATGCCCCGTGTCGTGCGGATACTCGCCCATGTCGAGACCTCGCTCCCCCGGGCCGGGATCCAGCACGTCTACCTCGGCGCCACCGCCACCCTGCGCAAGGACATCGCCCAGTGA
- a CDS encoding Rieske (2Fe-2S) protein, translated as MNTRRRTVLATGAASAAALVTGCGSSGGGGSGDSRTPAASDGATSAGSGVSPDGGKELARTDDIPVGGGTVLQDRKIVVTQPAAGEFKAFSAVCTHAGCIVSSVADGTIDCACHGSRFSITDAAVEAGPAPRPLPAQKITVSDGIIRSA; from the coding sequence ATGAACACACGGCGAAGGACGGTCCTGGCCACGGGCGCGGCGAGCGCCGCGGCCCTGGTGACCGGCTGCGGGTCCTCCGGCGGTGGGGGCAGCGGCGACAGCCGTACGCCGGCCGCCTCGGACGGCGCGACGAGTGCCGGTTCCGGTGTCTCGCCCGACGGCGGGAAGGAGCTGGCCAGGACCGACGACATCCCGGTCGGCGGCGGCACCGTCCTCCAGGACCGGAAAATCGTGGTGACCCAGCCCGCGGCGGGCGAGTTCAAGGCGTTCTCGGCCGTCTGCACCCATGCGGGCTGCATCGTCTCGTCGGTCGCCGACGGCACCATCGACTGCGCCTGCCACGGGAGCAGATTCAGCATCACGGACGCCGCGGTGGAAGCCGGTCCCGCGCCGCGTCCGCTGCCCGCGCAGAAGATCACCGTCTCCGACGGGATCATCCGGTCGGCCTGA
- a CDS encoding nucleotidyltransferase domain-containing protein: MITAEAEALVRDHTIYSCVMGSRAFGLATEGSDTDRRGVFVAPTPLFWRFEKPPTHIEGPADEQFSWELERLCELALRANPNVLECLHSPLVERIDDTGRELLALRGAFLSRLAHGTFVRYARGQRGKLDADVRQHGAPRWKHAMHLLRLLASGRDLLRTGELTIEVGDAREELLAVKRGEVPWAEVERRMNRLAEENDEAAVRSPLPAGPDRARVEDFLVRTRRASAHATV, from the coding sequence ATGATCACCGCCGAAGCCGAGGCCCTCGTACGCGACCACACGATCTACTCGTGCGTGATGGGTTCGCGGGCGTTCGGGCTCGCCACGGAGGGCAGCGACACGGACCGGCGTGGGGTCTTCGTCGCCCCCACCCCGTTGTTCTGGCGCTTCGAGAAGCCGCCGACGCACATCGAGGGTCCGGCCGACGAGCAGTTCTCCTGGGAACTGGAACGGCTCTGCGAGCTGGCGCTGCGGGCCAACCCGAATGTGCTGGAGTGTCTGCACTCCCCGCTGGTGGAGCGGATCGACGACACGGGCCGTGAACTCCTCGCGCTGCGCGGGGCGTTCCTGTCCCGGCTCGCCCACGGGACGTTCGTGCGGTACGCGCGGGGCCAGCGCGGGAAGCTGGACGCGGACGTCAGGCAGCACGGCGCACCGCGCTGGAAGCACGCGATGCATCTGCTGCGGCTGCTGGCGAGCGGCCGGGATCTGCTGCGTACGGGCGAACTGACGATCGAGGTCGGTGACGCGCGCGAGGAGTTGCTGGCCGTGAAGCGCGGTGAGGTCCCGTGGGCCGAGGTGGAGCGCCGGATGAACCGGCTGGCCGAGGAGAACGACGAGGCGGCCGTCCGCTCCCCGCTGCCGGCCGGACCGGACCGGGCCCGGGTGGAGGACTTCCTCGTCCGGACCCGGCGGGCGTCGGCGCACGCGACCGTGTGA
- a CDS encoding nucleotidyltransferase domain-containing protein, protein MSTATSSLMRAGLPVTDLGPVLAGEPAPLLFATVSGAHLYGFPSRDSDVDLRGVHILPPHDLLGLREPAETRSRMWDRDGVEMDLVTHDLRKFVRLMLRPNGYVLEQLLSPLVVHTTALHAELCALAPGVLTRNHAHHYRGFAGTQWRLFEKTGELKPLLYTFRALLTGIHLMRSGRILAHLPTLLGAVAAPAYLPDLIAAKAEAEHGMARELDGAAVARDIEGLHRVLDEAQTRSLLADAVTEFDALNELVVRARLGE, encoded by the coding sequence ATGAGCACCGCGACCTCCTCCCTCATGCGCGCCGGACTGCCGGTCACCGACCTCGGTCCGGTCCTCGCCGGGGAGCCGGCACCGCTGCTCTTCGCCACGGTCTCCGGGGCCCATCTGTACGGCTTCCCGTCCCGGGACTCGGATGTGGACCTTCGGGGGGTCCATATCCTGCCCCCGCACGACCTGTTGGGGCTGCGCGAACCGGCCGAGACCCGCTCACGGATGTGGGACCGCGACGGGGTCGAGATGGACCTCGTCACGCACGACCTGCGCAAGTTCGTCCGTCTCATGCTGCGGCCCAACGGCTACGTACTGGAACAGCTGCTGTCCCCGCTGGTCGTGCACACGACCGCACTCCACGCGGAACTGTGCGCCCTGGCCCCGGGCGTGCTGACCCGCAACCACGCACACCACTACCGGGGTTTCGCCGGAACCCAGTGGCGGCTCTTCGAGAAGACCGGTGAACTGAAGCCGCTGCTCTACACCTTCCGGGCGCTGCTCACCGGCATCCATCTGATGCGCAGCGGTCGGATACTGGCCCATCTGCCGACACTGCTCGGCGCGGTGGCCGCCCCGGCGTATCTGCCCGATCTGATCGCGGCGAAGGCGGAGGCCGAGCACGGCATGGCGCGGGAGCTGGACGGGGCGGCGGTGGCGCGGGACATCGAAGGGCTGCACCGGGTCCTGGACGAGGCGCAGACCCGGTCGCTGCTGGCGGACGCGGTGACGGAGTTCGACGCGCTGAACGAACTCGTCGTGCGCGCCCGGCTGGGGGAGTAG
- a CDS encoding ADP-ribosylglycohydrolase family protein, which translates to MNTTRTLTKQAATGALTGLALGDALGFPTEFNDVPAILAKCGPWRQMALPRPAIVTDDTQMTLALGRGIRTAMDRGPLTPLRLVRPVRAEFVDWFHSPDNNRAPGHTCMKACRLLDGDRIWQEASQTGSKGCGANMRVAPVGLVPGLSEEQRAGAAQLQAALTHGHPTALAASDLLARAVFLLAQGAEPMGLVGQLRSYAYENSGRYLERWLGDLWRYAGDSSPEAYIKRGWDECQTALGTVQDALRAPSPETDPCRTTGDGWVAEEALATALHCFLLFPEEPVTALRRAACTRGDSDSLACLTGALAGAHLGAGAWPKEWAERIEYRSDLLSLAALWDA; encoded by the coding sequence ATGAACACGACCAGGACCCTCACCAAACAGGCGGCCACGGGTGCGCTGACCGGGCTCGCGCTCGGCGACGCACTGGGCTTCCCCACCGAGTTCAACGATGTGCCCGCCATCCTCGCCAAGTGCGGGCCGTGGCGGCAGATGGCGCTGCCCAGACCCGCGATCGTCACCGACGACACCCAGATGACGCTCGCGCTGGGGCGTGGCATACGCACCGCCATGGACCGCGGACCGCTCACCCCGCTGCGGCTGGTCCGCCCGGTCCGCGCGGAGTTCGTGGACTGGTTCCACTCGCCGGACAACAACCGGGCCCCCGGACACACCTGCATGAAGGCGTGCCGGCTGCTCGACGGCGACCGGATCTGGCAGGAGGCCAGCCAGACCGGCTCCAAGGGCTGCGGCGCCAACATGCGGGTCGCGCCCGTCGGACTCGTACCCGGCCTCAGCGAGGAACAGCGCGCCGGAGCGGCCCAGCTCCAGGCGGCCCTCACCCACGGCCACCCGACGGCACTGGCCGCCTCCGACCTGCTGGCCCGCGCGGTGTTCCTGCTGGCCCAGGGGGCGGAGCCGATGGGACTCGTGGGGCAGCTGCGTTCCTACGCGTACGAGAACAGCGGCCGCTACCTGGAACGGTGGCTCGGAGACCTCTGGCGGTACGCGGGCGACTCCTCGCCCGAGGCGTACATCAAGCGCGGCTGGGACGAGTGCCAGACCGCGCTGGGCACGGTCCAGGACGCCCTGCGTGCCCCGTCGCCCGAGACCGACCCCTGCCGGACCACCGGCGACGGCTGGGTCGCGGAAGAAGCACTCGCCACGGCCCTGCACTGCTTCCTCCTCTTCCCCGAGGAGCCCGTCACCGCCCTTCGCCGGGCCGCCTGCACCCGTGGCGACTCCGACTCGCTGGCCTGTCTGACGGGTGCGCTGGCCGGGGCCCATCTGGGCGCGGGTGCCTGGCCCAAGGAGTGGGCGGAACGCATCGAGTACCGCAGCGATCTGCTGTCGCTGGCCGCGCTCTGGGATGCTTGA
- a CDS encoding NUDIX hydrolase — MTAGAPEGYDPHAFAPFAVTVDLAVFTVRAGRLHVLLVERGEEPYKGHWALPGGFLLPRESADLAARRELAEETGLGQDTVRGLHLEQLRTYSEPDRDPRMRVVSVAYAALLPDLPEPRGGGDAVRAKWWDAGTVGVLAFDHERILADAYDRIGAKLEYTCLATAFCPAEFTLGELQQVYETVWGVELDRPNFRRKVLNVPGFVQAVEGPPRRTGGRGKPAALYRAGAATALHPPLLRPEGRTE; from the coding sequence ATGACCGCCGGCGCCCCCGAGGGGTACGACCCCCACGCCTTCGCCCCCTTCGCGGTCACCGTGGATCTCGCGGTCTTCACGGTCCGCGCCGGCCGGCTGCACGTCCTGCTCGTCGAGCGGGGCGAGGAGCCGTACAAGGGCCACTGGGCCCTGCCCGGTGGCTTCCTCCTGCCCCGCGAGTCGGCCGACCTGGCCGCGCGCCGCGAGCTGGCCGAGGAGACGGGCCTCGGCCAGGACACCGTCCGCGGCCTCCACCTCGAACAGCTGCGCACCTACTCCGAACCGGACCGGGATCCCAGGATGCGGGTCGTCTCCGTCGCGTACGCGGCCCTCCTGCCCGATCTGCCCGAGCCGCGCGGGGGCGGGGACGCGGTCCGCGCGAAGTGGTGGGACGCGGGCACCGTGGGCGTCCTCGCCTTCGACCACGAGCGGATTCTCGCCGACGCCTACGACCGGATCGGCGCCAAGCTGGAGTACACCTGTCTGGCCACGGCCTTCTGCCCCGCCGAGTTCACCCTCGGCGAGCTCCAGCAGGTGTACGAAACCGTGTGGGGCGTCGAGCTGGACCGCCCCAACTTCCGGCGCAAGGTCCTCAATGTGCCCGGCTTCGTCCAGGCCGTCGAGGGACCGCCGCGCCGCACCGGCGGACGGGGGAAACCCGCCGCCCTGTACCGGGCGGGTGCCGCCACCGCCCTGCACCCTCCACTCCTGCGCCCGGAAGGACGAACGGAATGA
- a CDS encoding AAA family ATPase: protein MKRFGHGLVLGKFYPPHAGHHHLVRTARDRCERLTVLVCAASVESVPLADRVAWMREVHPDVRVVGAVDDTRMDLTDPAIWDAHMAVFTAAVPEPVDAVFTSESYGAELARRFGAASVLVDPDRTLFPVSGTAVRKDPVGCWDFLEPPVRAALTRRIVVLGAESTGTTTLARALTEHYRARGGGWAQTRYVAEYGREFSEQKLAALRGRWPDAQWEDVVFTTDDFPVIAEAQNAREEEAARAGSPVLFCDTDSFATTVWHERYVGGRNPLVEDIADRARHHLWLLTDHEGVAFEDDGLRDGEELRPWMTDRFRAELTRTGREFIEVTGGHQERLEAAVAAVDAVLDTGWNFAAPLPERR from the coding sequence ATGAAGCGCTTCGGCCACGGCCTCGTTCTCGGCAAGTTCTATCCGCCGCACGCGGGACACCACCACCTGGTCCGCACCGCCCGGGACCGCTGCGAACGGCTGACCGTCCTGGTCTGTGCCGCCTCCGTGGAGTCCGTCCCGCTCGCCGACCGGGTCGCCTGGATGCGCGAGGTGCACCCCGACGTGCGCGTGGTGGGCGCCGTCGACGACACCCGCATGGATCTCACGGACCCGGCGATCTGGGACGCGCACATGGCGGTGTTCACCGCGGCGGTACCGGAGCCGGTGGACGCCGTCTTCACCTCCGAGTCCTACGGGGCCGAGCTGGCCCGCCGCTTCGGCGCCGCGTCCGTCCTCGTCGACCCCGACCGCACCCTCTTCCCGGTGTCCGGCACCGCGGTGCGCAAGGACCCGGTCGGCTGCTGGGACTTCCTCGAACCGCCCGTCCGGGCCGCGCTCACCCGCCGGATCGTCGTCCTCGGCGCCGAGTCGACCGGCACCACCACCCTGGCGCGGGCCCTCACGGAGCACTACCGGGCGCGCGGCGGCGGCTGGGCGCAGACCCGGTACGTCGCCGAGTACGGGCGCGAGTTCAGCGAACAGAAGCTGGCCGCACTGCGCGGCCGGTGGCCGGACGCCCAGTGGGAGGATGTCGTCTTCACCACGGACGACTTCCCCGTCATCGCCGAGGCGCAGAACGCCAGGGAGGAGGAGGCCGCGCGCGCCGGCTCCCCGGTGCTGTTCTGCGACACCGACTCCTTCGCCACCACCGTCTGGCACGAGCGGTACGTCGGTGGCCGCAACCCCCTCGTCGAGGACATCGCCGACCGGGCCCGGCACCACCTGTGGCTGCTCACCGACCACGAGGGTGTCGCCTTCGAGGACGACGGACTCCGCGACGGCGAGGAGCTGCGGCCCTGGATGACGGACCGATTCCGCGCCGAACTCACCCGTACGGGAAGAGAGTTCATCGAGGTCACGGGAGGGCACCAGGAACGGCTGGAAGCCGCCGTCGCCGCCGTGGACGCGGTGCTCGACACCGGCTGGAACTTCGCCGCACCCCTTCCGGAGCGCCGATGA
- the pnuC gene encoding nicotinamide riboside transporter PnuC, with product MSLADFLDPLQQPLVTVLDTPVSWTEVLGFGSGALCVWLVARQHLANWPIGIANNLFFILLFAQSGLYADAGLQIVFITLAVYGWWTWTHGGGPGTSVLPVRGTSRTEWTWLLTAGAVGTLALTVLLSRATDSTVPFWDALTTSLSLTATYGQCRKRVESWWLWIAADVVYIPLYAYKELYLTSLLYIGFLALCLMGLRSWNRDLATGRNRTAEVAAV from the coding sequence GTGAGTCTCGCGGATTTCCTCGATCCCCTGCAGCAACCCCTGGTGACGGTCCTGGACACCCCGGTCAGCTGGACCGAGGTGCTCGGCTTCGGCAGCGGAGCGCTGTGCGTCTGGCTCGTGGCCCGCCAGCACCTCGCCAACTGGCCCATCGGCATCGCGAACAACCTCTTCTTCATCCTGCTGTTCGCCCAGTCAGGCCTGTACGCCGACGCCGGCCTCCAGATCGTCTTCATCACCCTCGCCGTGTACGGCTGGTGGACCTGGACCCACGGGGGTGGACCAGGGACATCAGTCCTGCCGGTGCGCGGCACCTCGCGCACCGAATGGACCTGGCTGCTCACGGCGGGGGCGGTGGGGACCCTCGCGCTCACGGTCCTGCTGTCGCGGGCCACCGACTCGACCGTGCCGTTCTGGGACGCGCTGACGACCTCGCTGTCGCTGACGGCGACGTACGGGCAGTGCCGCAAGCGGGTCGAGTCCTGGTGGCTGTGGATCGCCGCCGACGTGGTCTACATCCCGCTGTACGCGTACAAGGAGCTCTATCTGACCTCCCTGCTCTACATCGGCTTCCTGGCGCTCTGCCTCATGGGGCTGCGCAGCTGGAACCGCGATCTCGCCACCGGCCGGAACCGTACGGCGGAGGTGGCCGCGGTATGA
- a CDS encoding pseudouridine synthase, which produces MRSSGRNSGSGGGSGSGGSRSGGSGGGRSSSGGGRSGGSGGANRNPRSGSGGSGGGFRPKGQGSGQGGQSGQGGGQGGRDDKQEQRPRRPRPEERRYDVGADKPGGDGGLRKGRGAAARGGAKGGPKASQGGGRITRRAPYGAPARPRELDAKIEQRNRDRYANKPDLKLPKTHPGAEEEGERLQKVLARAGMGSRRACEELIDQSRVEVNGEIVVEQGMRVDVHKDEIKVDGLTVATQSYLFFALNKPAGVVSSMEDPDGRQCLGDYVTNRETRLFHVGRLDTETEGIIMLTNHGELAHRLTHPKYGVKKTYLAAIQGPLPRDLGKRLKDGIQLEDGYARADHFRVVENTGKNYLVEVTLHEGRKHIVRRMLAEAGFPVERLVRTSFGPIPLGDQKSGWLRRLTNTEVGMLMREVGL; this is translated from the coding sequence ATGCGAAGCAGTGGCAGGAACAGCGGAAGCGGCGGCGGCAGCGGCAGCGGCGGCAGCAGGAGCGGCGGAAGCGGCGGCGGCAGGAGCAGTAGCGGCGGCGGCAGGAGCGGCGGCAGCGGCGGCGCCAACCGGAACCCCCGGAGCGGCAGCGGCGGATCCGGCGGGGGCTTCCGGCCGAAGGGCCAGGGCAGCGGCCAGGGCGGTCAGAGCGGGCAGGGCGGCGGCCAGGGCGGGCGCGACGACAAGCAGGAGCAGCGTCCCCGCCGTCCCCGTCCCGAGGAGCGCCGCTACGACGTGGGCGCCGACAAGCCGGGCGGCGACGGCGGCCTCCGCAAGGGCCGCGGCGCCGCGGCCCGCGGTGGGGCCAAGGGCGGCCCGAAGGCATCGCAGGGCGGCGGCAGGATCACCCGGCGCGCCCCGTACGGCGCTCCGGCCCGTCCGCGCGAGCTCGACGCCAAGATCGAGCAGCGCAACCGGGACAGGTACGCGAACAAGCCCGACCTCAAGCTGCCCAAGACCCACCCGGGCGCCGAGGAGGAGGGTGAGCGCCTGCAGAAGGTGCTCGCCAGGGCCGGTATGGGCTCGCGGCGCGCCTGCGAGGAGCTGATCGACCAGTCCCGCGTCGAGGTCAACGGCGAGATCGTCGTCGAGCAGGGCATGCGCGTCGACGTGCACAAGGACGAGATCAAGGTCGACGGTCTGACCGTCGCCACCCAGTCGTACCTCTTCTTCGCGCTGAACAAGCCCGCCGGTGTCGTCTCCTCCATGGAGGACCCGGACGGCCGCCAGTGCCTCGGCGACTACGTCACCAACCGGGAGACGCGGCTCTTCCACGTCGGCCGGCTGGACACCGAGACCGAGGGCATCATCATGCTCACCAACCACGGTGAGCTGGCCCACCGCCTCACCCACCCCAAGTACGGCGTGAAGAAGACCTACCTGGCCGCCATCCAGGGCCCGCTCCCGCGCGACCTGGGCAAGCGGCTCAAGGACGGCATCCAGCTGGAGGACGGGTACGCCCGCGCCGACCACTTCCGCGTCGTGGAGAACACCGGCAAGAACTACCTCGTCGAGGTGACCCTCCACGAGGGCCGCAAGCACATCGTCCGGCGGATGCTGGCCGAGGCCGGCTTCCCGGTCGAGCGGCTGGTGCGCACGTCCTTCGGGCCGATCCCGCTGGGCGACCAGAAGTCCGGCTGGCTGCGCCGCCTCACCAACACCGAGGTCGGCATGCTGATGCGCGAGGTCGGTCTGTAG
- the scpB gene encoding SMC-Scp complex subunit ScpB: MSAHRRDGDEDRDTGAVAALDLKPALEAVLMVVDEPATEEHLAKVLQRPRRAVADALRELADEYTVQRRGFDLRLVAGGWRFYTRPEYAEAVEGFVLDGQHARLTQAALETLAVVAYRAPVSRSRVSAVRGVNCDGVMRTLLQRGLVEEAGAEPETGAILYRTTNYFLERMGLRGLDELPELAPFLPEADAIEAETLEGVPSFDPDAPDTPDTHAHDKTDF, encoded by the coding sequence ATGAGCGCGCACCGCAGGGACGGCGACGAGGACCGGGACACGGGCGCGGTCGCCGCCCTCGATCTCAAGCCCGCCCTGGAGGCGGTCCTGATGGTCGTCGACGAGCCGGCCACCGAGGAACACCTCGCCAAGGTCCTCCAGCGGCCGCGCAGGGCCGTGGCGGACGCGCTGCGGGAACTGGCCGACGAGTACACCGTGCAGCGGCGAGGCTTCGATCTGCGGCTCGTCGCGGGCGGCTGGCGTTTCTACACCCGGCCCGAGTACGCGGAGGCGGTCGAGGGCTTCGTCCTGGACGGCCAGCACGCCCGTCTCACCCAGGCGGCTCTGGAGACGCTCGCGGTGGTCGCGTACCGCGCGCCGGTGAGCCGTTCACGCGTCTCGGCCGTGCGCGGAGTGAACTGCGACGGCGTGATGCGGACCCTCCTGCAGAGGGGTCTGGTCGAGGAGGCGGGCGCGGAACCCGAAACAGGTGCGATCCTGTACAGGACGACGAACTACTTTCTGGAGCGTATGGGCCTGCGAGGCCTGGACGAGCTCCCGGAGCTCGCGCCCTTCCTCCCGGAGGCGGACGCGATCGAGGCTGAGACGCTAGAGGGTGTGCCGTCGTTCGATCCGGACGCACCGGACACCCCGGATACTCACGCACACGACAAGACGGATTTTTGA
- a CDS encoding segregation and condensation protein A, whose protein sequence is MPVTDDSAGPRRRALGRGPGVAASWGPAPEAEAEAVPAPEAAPVPGPVSEAAPAPEAPPEAAPPVAEPEPAAVPGPVVEPVPGDGPAADDKRFTVRLVNFEGPFDLLLQLISKHKLDVTEVALSKVTDEFMAYIRAMGADWDLDQTTEFLVVAATLLDLKAARLLPTAEVEDEADLALLEARDLLFARLLQYRAYKRIAEIFNGRLESEARRYPRTVGLEPHHAALLPEVVISIGAEGFARLAVKAMLPKPKPQVYVDHIHAPLVSVREQAEIVVARLRGAGEVSFRVLTEDAPDTLTVVARFLALLELYREKAVTLDQEEALGDLLVRWCGGEGAEPAVTDEFDQEIHAAAEEDTET, encoded by the coding sequence ATGCCCGTGACCGACGACTCCGCCGGCCCGCGCCGCCGCGCTCTCGGCCGCGGGCCCGGTGTCGCCGCGTCCTGGGGCCCGGCGCCCGAAGCCGAAGCCGAAGCTGTTCCCGCTCCTGAGGCCGCTCCCGTACCGGGGCCCGTGTCCGAGGCGGCTCCCGCTCCTGAGGCCCCTCCCGAGGCCGCTCCTCCCGTAGCGGAGCCGGAGCCCGCGGCGGTCCCCGGGCCCGTGGTCGAGCCGGTGCCGGGGGACGGGCCGGCCGCCGACGACAAACGCTTCACCGTGCGGCTCGTGAACTTCGAAGGTCCCTTCGACCTTCTCCTCCAGCTGATCTCGAAGCACAAGCTCGATGTGACCGAGGTCGCCCTGTCCAAGGTCACCGACGAGTTCATGGCGTACATCCGGGCCATGGGAGCCGACTGGGATCTCGACCAGACCACCGAGTTCCTCGTGGTCGCCGCCACCCTGCTGGACCTGAAGGCCGCCCGGCTGCTGCCCACCGCCGAGGTGGAGGACGAGGCGGACCTGGCGCTCCTGGAGGCCCGGGACCTGCTCTTCGCGCGGCTGCTCCAGTACCGCGCGTACAAGAGGATCGCCGAGATCTTCAACGGCCGGCTGGAGTCCGAGGCCCGCCGCTACCCCCGTACCGTCGGTCTCGAACCGCACCACGCCGCGCTGCTGCCCGAGGTCGTCATCAGCATCGGCGCCGAGGGATTCGCGCGGCTCGCGGTGAAGGCCATGCTGCCGAAGCCCAAGCCCCAGGTGTACGTCGACCACATCCACGCGCCGCTGGTCAGTGTGCGCGAGCAGGCGGAGATCGTGGTGGCGCGGCTGCGGGGGGCGGGCGAGGTCAGTTTCCGGGTGCTCACCGAGGACGCCCCGGACACCCTCACGGTCGTCGCCCGGTTCCTCGCCCTTCTGGAGCTGTACCGGGAGAAGGCCGTCACGCTCGACCAGGAGGAGGCGCTCGGCGACCTCCTCGTGCGCTGGTGCGGCGGGGAGGGCGCGGAGCCCGCGGTGACGGACGAGTTCGACCAGGAGATCCACGCGGCGGCCGAGGAGGACACGGAGACATGA